The following proteins are co-located in the Fructilactobacillus carniphilus genome:
- the opp3b gene encoding oligopeptide ABC transporter permease: MTKYILKRIFYLFLTLLIIASITFFMMKGLPGTPYTNQAKMSPAQLAMMNHKYGFDKPLYVQYFIYMGNLLHGDLGTSFQFNNQPVTQLIGDHIGPSMQLGLQAMIVGTVLGIILGSIAAIRKNSWVDATATIVSILGLSIPSFVLAILLQYYLGYKWQLFPVALWHGFSYSILPTLALAAFPLASIARYMRTEMVDVLHSDYIELAKAKGDTSRQVIIKHAIRNSLIPIITVIGPMAVSIMTGSMVVESIFSIPGIGNQFVQSILTNDYPTIMGLTIFYSVLMVSIILIVDILYGIIDPRIRLGKGGKA, translated from the coding sequence ATGACGAAGTACATCCTAAAACGAATTTTTTATCTGTTTCTCACGTTACTAATTATCGCTTCCATCACCTTCTTCATGATGAAAGGGTTGCCGGGGACGCCGTACACGAACCAAGCCAAAATGTCTCCAGCCCAATTAGCCATGATGAACCATAAGTATGGGTTTGATAAGCCACTCTACGTACAATACTTTATCTACATGGGAAACCTCTTACACGGTGACCTGGGAACATCTTTCCAATTTAACAACCAACCCGTTACGCAATTAATCGGGGACCACATTGGACCTTCGATGCAATTAGGACTGCAAGCCATGATTGTTGGAACGGTCCTTGGAATCATCCTTGGAAGTATCGCTGCCATCCGGAAAAACTCCTGGGTGGATGCAACGGCTACAATTGTATCGATCTTAGGATTATCCATCCCTAGTTTCGTGTTAGCCATCCTGTTGCAATACTACCTTGGTTACAAATGGCAACTCTTCCCCGTGGCTCTCTGGCACGGCTTTAGTTACTCCATCCTCCCCACGCTTGCTTTAGCGGCCTTTCCATTGGCCAGTATCGCGCGATACATGCGGACGGAAATGGTTGATGTGCTCCACAGTGACTACATTGAGCTTGCCAAAGCTAAGGGTGATACCAGTCGCCAAGTGATTATCAAGCATGCCATTCGAAACTCCTTAATTCCCATCATCACGGTAATTGGTCCGATGGCTGTTTCCATCATGACCGGTTCCATGGTAGTTGAATCAATCTTCTCGATTCCTGGGATTGGGAATCAATTTGTGCAGTCAATTTTAACCAATGATTACCCAACCATCATGGGCTTGACGATCTTCTACTCGGTCTTGATGGTTTCCATCATTCTGATTGTTGATATCCTTTACGGAATCATTGACCCACGGATTAGACTTGGTAAAGGAGGAAAAGCATAA
- a CDS encoding ABC transporter permease: MAQNLPPQESEFQFVSNDLSNLPISGEVVGDSRTYFQDVKRRLFHNKIAMVSGIILLLIVLIAFLGPAFVPTDPNAQNVLFANLPPKIGNLNIPGFNGMQTVAGHTVDAYKQAHVPHGTYYVFGTDYLGRDLFARVLYGTRLSIIVAVVATLLDLFIGVPYGIVSGLASERVDTFMQRIIEIISSVPDLIVVILLLIVLKPGLTSITIAIAFTGWITMARLIRAQVFKLKENEYVLASQTLGESKTKIAWKHLIPNLSSTIIIQTMFSIPSAIFFEAFLSFIGIGIPAPNASLGTLMSDGQKAFHFLPYQMWIPALILSLIMITTNLVGDGLRDAFDPQSD, translated from the coding sequence ATGGCACAAAATTTACCACCCCAGGAAAGTGAATTCCAATTTGTCAGCAATGATTTATCGAACTTGCCCATTTCTGGCGAAGTCGTTGGTGACTCACGGACCTACTTTCAAGACGTTAAACGGCGTCTCTTCCACAACAAAATCGCGATGGTTTCCGGAATCATCCTCTTACTGATCGTGTTAATCGCGTTCCTTGGACCAGCCTTTGTTCCGACTGATCCAAACGCGCAAAACGTTTTATTTGCTAACTTGCCACCCAAGATTGGGAACTTGAACATTCCTGGTTTTAATGGAATGCAAACGGTCGCTGGTCACACGGTGGACGCCTATAAACAGGCTCACGTTCCCCACGGTACTTACTATGTCTTTGGGACCGACTACCTAGGTCGGGACCTCTTCGCTCGGGTGCTTTACGGAACCCGACTCTCAATTATCGTCGCCGTCGTTGCGACCCTGTTGGACCTCTTCATCGGGGTTCCTTACGGAATCGTTTCTGGATTAGCCAGCGAACGTGTTGATACGTTCATGCAACGAATTATCGAAATTATTTCTTCTGTTCCTGACCTCATCGTCGTAATCTTGTTGTTAATCGTGTTGAAACCAGGTTTGACTTCGATCACGATTGCGATTGCCTTTACCGGTTGGATTACCATGGCTCGTTTGATTCGGGCGCAGGTCTTCAAACTGAAGGAAAACGAATACGTGTTAGCTTCCCAAACTTTAGGTGAATCAAAGACTAAGATTGCTTGGAAACACTTGATTCCTAACTTGAGTTCGACCATCATCATTCAGACGATGTTCTCGATTCCAAGTGCCATCTTCTTTGAAGCCTTCCTAAGCTTCATCGGGATTGGGATTCCGGCACCAAACGCTTCTTTAGGTACGTTGATGAGCGACGGACAAAAAGCCTTCCACTTCCTGCCTTACCAGATGTGGATTCCTGCTTTAATCCTGAGTTTGATTATGATTACCACGAACCTCGTTGGGGACGGCCTGCGGGACGCCTTTGACCCACAATCTGATTAG
- a CDS encoding ABC transporter ATP-binding protein gives MTNSEQKPIVKVRHLKQYFNEGKKDEVKAVDDISFDIYEGETLGLVGESGSGKTTTGRSIIRLYNPTSGDVYFHDENIAKLKNKHLKDFRKQMQMIFQDPYASLDPRMKVKDIIAEGIDIHHLAQNSEDRDRQVADLLKKVNLNPEFANRYPHEFSGGQRQRIGIARALAVQPDFIIADEPISALDVSIQAQVVNLLQDIQEEQGLTYLFIAHDLSMVKYISDRIAVLYKGKIVEMAETEEVYNHPLHPYTQSLLSAVPVPDPELERNHHVKEFDHSHPFKEGEELREVKPGHFLYCDEATAKKYQ, from the coding sequence ATGACTAATTCAGAACAAAAGCCAATCGTAAAGGTGCGACACTTAAAGCAGTACTTTAACGAAGGCAAAAAGGATGAAGTCAAGGCCGTGGATGACATTTCCTTTGACATCTACGAAGGTGAAACCCTTGGTTTAGTGGGTGAATCTGGTTCCGGAAAAACCACCACCGGCCGAAGTATCATTAGGCTGTACAATCCAACCAGTGGTGACGTTTACTTTCACGATGAAAACATTGCGAAATTAAAAAACAAACATCTCAAGGACTTCCGGAAGCAGATGCAGATGATTTTCCAAGATCCCTACGCTTCTTTAGACCCCCGGATGAAGGTTAAGGACATCATTGCCGAAGGAATTGACATTCATCACCTGGCCCAAAACAGCGAAGACCGGGATCGTCAGGTAGCCGACTTACTCAAGAAGGTTAACTTGAACCCTGAATTTGCCAACCGATATCCCCACGAATTCTCTGGGGGACAACGACAACGGATTGGGATAGCCCGCGCATTAGCCGTACAACCTGACTTCATCATTGCCGACGAACCGATTTCGGCCCTTGATGTTTCAATTCAAGCCCAAGTGGTCAACCTGTTACAAGACATTCAGGAAGAACAAGGATTAACCTACCTGTTTATCGCCCACGATTTGTCGATGGTGAAGTACATCAGTGACCGAATTGCCGTGCTTTACAAGGGTAAAATCGTCGAGATGGCGGAAACGGAAGAAGTTTATAACCATCCGCTCCACCCCTACACTCAGAGCCTGCTATCAGCGGTTCCAGTTCCTGATCCAGAACTAGAACGCAATCATCACGTTAAAGAGTTTGATCACTCGCATCCGTTTAAGGAAGGCGAGGAACTCCGTGAAGTAAAACCCGGCCACTTCCTCTACTGTGACGAAGCGACTGCCAAAAAGTATCAATAA
- a CDS encoding amino acid permease yields MHGLFRKKDINTLLNQSTPLKRSLTAKDLTLLGIGAIIGTGIFVLTGKGALTAGPALSISFLIAAICCGFAGLCYAEFASMAPISGSAYTYSFIAFGELIAFIIGWDLILEYALAAATVAVGWSGYFVNILANIGIKVPTALTAAAGTTPGVHTIFNLPAFLIVLIITWVISLGINETKRLNSIMVFIKLAVILLFILFTVWSVKVANWKPFNPFGWYSIHNGTAAGIIPAASIVFFSFIGFDSVSSSAEETINPSKNLPRGILFSLIISTILYIVMTLIMTGVVKYPVFAKYLNAPVLAVLAQTGQTWLAAVVSLGAVVGMTTVILVMLYGQSRISYSMARDGLFPKVFSKVDQKHQTPYVVTWFFGIITALAAGFINLNILSELVNIGTLSAFILVAAGIMLMRYTQPNAKRGFKAPLVPFTPIMSILFCFMLIAGLNWETWVRFFIWLVLGLIVYFGYSRRHSVLNK; encoded by the coding sequence ATGCACGGTCTCTTTCGTAAAAAAGACATTAATACATTACTTAACCAATCAACCCCGCTGAAACGGAGTCTAACCGCTAAGGACCTCACCCTACTCGGGATCGGGGCCATCATCGGAACCGGGATCTTCGTTCTGACGGGGAAAGGTGCATTGACTGCGGGTCCGGCCCTCTCCATTTCATTTCTGATTGCCGCCATCTGTTGTGGGTTCGCGGGTCTCTGTTACGCAGAATTCGCCTCCATGGCGCCCATTTCTGGTTCGGCATACACCTACTCTTTCATTGCCTTTGGTGAGTTAATTGCCTTCATCATTGGCTGGGATTTGATTTTAGAGTACGCCCTTGCAGCCGCCACCGTGGCCGTCGGGTGGTCCGGATACTTCGTTAACATTTTAGCCAATATTGGGATTAAGGTCCCGACGGCTTTAACCGCGGCCGCTGGAACAACTCCGGGCGTCCACACCATCTTTAATCTCCCGGCCTTCCTGATTGTCCTAATCATCACCTGGGTTATCTCGCTGGGAATCAACGAAACCAAACGGCTGAACTCCATCATGGTGTTCATTAAGTTGGCCGTAATCTTACTCTTCATTCTCTTTACAGTTTGGTCGGTTAAGGTAGCTAATTGGAAACCATTTAACCCATTTGGCTGGTACTCCATCCACAACGGGACGGCTGCTGGAATCATTCCGGCCGCTTCAATCGTGTTCTTCTCTTTCATCGGATTTGATTCTGTTTCTTCCAGTGCTGAAGAAACGATTAACCCGAGCAAGAACCTCCCACGTGGGATTCTCTTCTCGCTAATCATTTCAACAATTCTCTACATCGTAATGACCTTAATTATGACTGGAGTAGTCAAGTACCCCGTTTTTGCTAAATACCTCAACGCTCCGGTACTAGCCGTACTCGCCCAAACCGGACAAACGTGGCTCGCTGCGGTCGTAAGTCTTGGAGCCGTAGTTGGAATGACCACTGTCATTTTAGTAATGCTGTACGGTCAATCTCGGATTAGTTACTCGATGGCGCGGGACGGTCTCTTTCCGAAAGTCTTTAGTAAGGTGGACCAAAAACACCAAACCCCTTACGTAGTAACCTGGTTCTTTGGAATCATTACGGCCCTTGCCGCTGGTTTCATTAACTTAAACATCCTGTCCGAACTGGTGAACATTGGAACCCTGTCAGCCTTCATTCTAGTAGCGGCTGGAATCATGTTAATGCGCTACACGCAACCCAACGCCAAACGGGGCTTCAAGGCTCCCTTGGTTCCCTTCACGCCCATCATGTCAATTCTCTTCTGTTTCATGTTAATTGCAGGTCTGAACTGGGAAACCTGGGTGCGGTTCTTCATCTGGTTAGTGCTCGGATTAATCGTTTACTTCGGTTACAGTCGTCGTCATTCAGTATTAAATAAATAA
- a CDS encoding fructose permease, with product MAYQKPKKTPRTISMKTSIMFFILSLVINSLGNVLTLVSSSKVLPSFLGSAYWTATETNLGIAFHWNLFWAFLILGILTTILNAILVGHWDWGRALGNVIFMVPFSFLIQFFDNLFVGGDLFGFHMSPIVNIPVASAHAGDWWLIALYILINFIGVAFIAIAISIYQRVNLVLHPADDLMQILRFKYFKGHAARAMWASYIPPTIMGVIAFIITRQFTYYGIGTIFAFLFQGNITGWADKMVFPHLKHQAVDIAEGDESIIAEEIDSDIEEHEEEKKIKQ from the coding sequence ATGGCTTATCAAAAACCCAAAAAAACGCCACGGACGATTTCCATGAAGACGTCCATCATGTTTTTTATCCTCTCTTTGGTAATTAACTCGTTGGGTAACGTACTTACGTTGGTTTCTAGTTCAAAAGTGCTTCCTTCTTTTTTGGGATCAGCCTATTGGACGGCGACTGAAACAAACCTAGGGATTGCCTTTCACTGGAACTTGTTTTGGGCGTTCTTAATCCTAGGAATTTTAACGACCATCTTAAACGCGATTCTAGTTGGTCACTGGGATTGGGGGCGGGCCTTGGGAAACGTAATTTTCATGGTGCCGTTCTCCTTCCTGATTCAATTCTTTGATAACTTGTTCGTGGGTGGTGACTTATTTGGCTTCCACATGAGTCCCATCGTTAACATCCCGGTTGCCAGCGCTCATGCCGGTGACTGGTGGTTAATCGCCCTCTACATCTTGATTAACTTTATCGGGGTGGCTTTCATCGCAATTGCCATTTCAATTTATCAGCGGGTTAACCTCGTGTTGCACCCAGCTGATGACTTGATGCAGATTCTGCGGTTCAAATACTTCAAAGGTCATGCCGCGCGAGCAATGTGGGCTTCCTACATTCCCCCTACGATCATGGGAGTGATTGCCTTTATCATCACCCGTCAGTTTACCTACTACGGAATTGGAACCATTTTTGCCTTCCTCTTCCAAGGAAACATTACTGGTTGGGCTGATAAGATGGTCTTCCCACACCTGAAACACCAAGCTGTGGATATTGCGGAAGGTGATGAATCCATTATCGCTGAAGAAATTGATAGCGATATTGAGGAACACGAAGAAGAAAAAAAGATTAAACAATAA
- a CDS encoding zinc-dependent alcohol dehydrogenase family protein, whose product MKALVMTAKQQMEIEEREVPTPKDDEVLVETAYAGICGTDNALFNGLPGSADAVPPIVLGHENSGVVRAVGKNVKNFKEGDRVAVDPNIYCGKCHYCHIGLYEECENLSAVGVTRDGGLEQYFTAPEEVTYHVPDAISLKAACSMEPISCGVHTMHITEDIQPSMKALIIGDGYMAKLFAQLLRAYGIQDITMTGRHDDLLAQEKEQLNLNHVVNTTKEDIPGNYDFVIEAVGKPETQEQAVEHTNPGAQVFMFGVGAPGQTFSMNTYEIFKKQLTVKGSMINPHAFVDSIALLESGAVKVEPFQANVISLEEVEGVLDHSTPKTGKTIVAVNPDLK is encoded by the coding sequence ATGAAAGCTTTAGTAATGACTGCCAAGCAACAAATGGAAATTGAAGAACGCGAAGTTCCTACTCCTAAAGACGATGAGGTCTTAGTAGAAACTGCTTACGCAGGGATTTGTGGTACTGACAACGCCCTCTTTAACGGGCTTCCAGGTTCTGCTGATGCCGTTCCTCCGATTGTTTTAGGTCACGAAAACTCAGGTGTCGTTCGTGCCGTGGGTAAGAACGTGAAAAACTTTAAGGAAGGCGACCGGGTAGCCGTTGACCCTAACATCTACTGTGGCAAGTGTCACTACTGTCACATCGGCCTTTACGAAGAATGTGAAAACCTTTCTGCCGTTGGGGTTACTCGTGATGGTGGTTTGGAACAATACTTCACTGCTCCTGAAGAAGTAACTTACCATGTTCCAGATGCCATTTCCTTAAAGGCTGCTTGCTCAATGGAACCAATTTCTTGTGGTGTTCACACGATGCACATCACGGAAGACATTCAACCAAGCATGAAAGCTTTAATCATCGGTGATGGTTACATGGCTAAGTTATTCGCCCAATTATTGCGTGCTTACGGAATCCAAGACATCACGATGACTGGTCGTCACGATGACTTACTGGCCCAAGAAAAAGAACAATTAAACTTAAACCACGTCGTTAATACGACTAAAGAAGACATTCCTGGTAACTACGACTTTGTAATCGAAGCCGTTGGTAAACCAGAAACCCAAGAACAAGCCGTTGAACACACTAACCCAGGTGCTCAAGTATTTATGTTCGGGGTTGGTGCTCCTGGCCAAACCTTCTCAATGAACACTTACGAAATCTTCAAGAAGCAATTAACGGTTAAAGGTTCTATGATTAACCCGCATGCTTTCGTGGACTCCATTGCATTACTTGAATCAGGTGCCGTAAAGGTTGAACCTTTCCAAGCTAACGTAATTTCGTTAGAAGAAGTTGAAGGTGTTTTAGACCACTCTACTCCTAAGACTGGTAAAACCATCGTTGCCGTTAACCCTGACTTGAAATAA
- a CDS encoding ABC transporter ATP-binding protein has protein sequence MTDNILQVKNLQVDFSTLNGTVHAIRDVSFDLKKGETLALVGESGSGKSVTVRSVIQLYAKNAKVTGGSVQFHDQDLLHLSPKEMDKIRGKDISMIFQDPMTSLDPTMTIGKQVAEPLITHGDASKEEAMKRALEVLEMVGIPNAKERIKDYPHQFSGGQRQRIVIAMAIIDNPEILIADEPTTALDVTVQAQIISLLKDLQKKIGTSIIFITHDLGVVAGIADRVAVMYAGKIIEYGLTDEIYYDPKHPYTWGLLDSMPTLDIQGQRLKAIPGTPANLINPPKGDAFAPRDPYALKIDERLQPPFFKVTDTHYAATWLLDPRAPKVTPPESIQKRFAKYKELRGEEQHD, from the coding sequence ATGACTGACAACATTTTACAAGTGAAAAATTTACAAGTAGACTTTTCCACCTTAAACGGAACTGTCCACGCCATCCGAGACGTTAGTTTCGACCTGAAAAAGGGAGAAACCCTCGCCCTCGTGGGTGAATCTGGTTCCGGAAAATCAGTAACCGTGCGTAGCGTGATTCAACTGTACGCTAAGAACGCCAAGGTTACTGGTGGTTCCGTCCAGTTTCATGACCAGGATCTCCTCCATTTAAGTCCCAAGGAAATGGATAAGATTCGGGGAAAAGACATCTCGATGATCTTCCAGGATCCAATGACCTCATTGGACCCCACCATGACGATTGGTAAGCAAGTGGCTGAACCGTTGATTACTCACGGTGATGCTTCAAAAGAAGAAGCCATGAAAAGAGCGCTCGAGGTCTTAGAAATGGTGGGCATTCCGAACGCCAAGGAACGAATCAAGGACTATCCTCACCAATTCTCTGGTGGGCAACGGCAACGGATCGTGATTGCGATGGCCATTATTGATAACCCCGAAATTCTGATTGCCGACGAACCAACCACAGCGTTGGACGTGACTGTGCAAGCTCAAATCATTAGCTTATTAAAGGACCTGCAAAAGAAGATTGGAACTTCCATCATCTTCATCACCCACGATTTAGGAGTGGTAGCCGGAATTGCTGATCGGGTCGCCGTGATGTATGCCGGAAAGATCATTGAATACGGATTGACGGACGAAATTTACTACGATCCAAAGCACCCTTACACGTGGGGACTCCTCGACTCAATGCCTACCCTAGACATTCAAGGTCAACGACTGAAAGCCATTCCCGGAACTCCAGCTAACTTGATTAACCCACCCAAGGGGGATGCGTTTGCTCCCCGGGATCCCTATGCCCTAAAGATTGACGAACGGTTACAACCACCCTTCTTTAAGGTGACGGACACCCACTACGCCGCTACCTGGCTGCTCGATCCCCGCGCTCCCAAGGTAACTCCGCCAGAATCAATTCAAAAGCGGTTTGCAAAGTACAAAGAACTGCGAGGTGAAGAACAACATGACTAA
- a CDS encoding peptide ABC transporter substrate-binding protein, which produces MKFFRHHKLISVALVGAAALTLTGLINPAHAADGGDKKTLSVSAKAPINTMDSSLNTDAYGAQSLNNTMEGIYRFTGKNLEPAVAKSIAKPTNDGKRYTIDLKKTKWSNGDPVTANDFVYAWRRIVDPKTASQYSYIYSGIKNADAITAGKKKPDQLGIKALGPYKLQIDLDHPIPFFDTLMASSQFYPLNQKVVEKLGDQYGLASKGMVFNGPYKLQNWKVGDTEWTDVKNDNYWNAKNVKLNKVKYYTIADPNTGLNLYDTNVLDRYQDLNGDTARQLSNSKEFSTDPSNSTYYLELNQKKIPALKNAKLRQAMSLTINRNDLSNVILGKTGIPAHSLVPSKMSKDPQTGQDFTKTDQAMADRKYTAYNPTLAKKLWQEGMKETGQKELNLTFTADNTDTTKKLAEYLQNNMEKDLPGLKMTISSVPFKTRLQREASGDFDMATSAWNADYPDPTNFLDLATTGNPQNNGKWSNKAFDEQEKAATSTNANNPTARWQNMQTAQHILTQEQGIIPMYQNTTASLTKPDVRGFNITPNGQYDMAAVYKK; this is translated from the coding sequence ATGAAATTTTTTCGGCACCATAAACTAATTTCGGTTGCGCTCGTTGGTGCCGCTGCTCTCACGCTGACTGGGTTAATTAATCCAGCTCATGCTGCTGATGGCGGTGACAAAAAGACGCTCTCAGTTAGTGCCAAAGCTCCCATCAACACCATGGACTCGTCTTTAAACACTGATGCTTATGGAGCTCAGTCTTTAAACAACACCATGGAGGGAATATATCGCTTCACCGGTAAAAACTTAGAACCGGCTGTTGCTAAATCAATTGCAAAACCCACCAATGATGGGAAACGCTACACGATTGATTTGAAAAAAACCAAATGGTCAAACGGTGACCCAGTAACCGCCAACGATTTCGTGTACGCTTGGCGACGGATTGTGGATCCTAAGACCGCTTCGCAATATTCCTACATCTATAGTGGAATTAAAAACGCAGACGCCATTACAGCCGGGAAGAAAAAGCCCGACCAACTGGGAATTAAGGCGTTGGGTCCTTACAAGTTGCAAATTGACCTGGATCACCCCATCCCATTCTTCGACACTTTGATGGCTAGTTCCCAATTCTACCCATTGAACCAAAAAGTGGTTGAAAAGCTCGGTGACCAATACGGACTAGCCAGCAAGGGCATGGTCTTCAACGGACCGTACAAGTTGCAGAACTGGAAGGTCGGCGACACTGAGTGGACCGATGTGAAGAACGACAATTACTGGAACGCTAAAAACGTGAAGTTAAACAAGGTGAAATACTACACCATTGCTGATCCAAATACTGGCTTGAACCTTTACGACACCAACGTTTTAGACCGGTACCAAGACCTGAATGGTGACACGGCCCGGCAATTATCAAACAGTAAAGAATTTAGCACTGATCCTTCGAACTCAACTTACTACCTAGAGTTAAACCAAAAGAAAATTCCAGCGTTGAAAAACGCCAAGTTACGACAAGCTATGTCTTTAACTATCAACCGAAACGATCTTTCTAACGTAATCTTAGGAAAGACCGGGATTCCGGCTCACAGCCTGGTACCAAGCAAGATGAGCAAGGATCCCCAAACTGGGCAGGACTTTACTAAGACCGATCAAGCTATGGCTGATCGCAAGTACACGGCTTACAACCCCACCTTAGCGAAGAAGCTGTGGCAAGAAGGAATGAAGGAAACTGGGCAAAAAGAACTCAACCTGACCTTCACGGCGGATAACACCGACACCACCAAGAAACTCGCTGAATACCTGCAAAACAACATGGAAAAGGACTTACCTGGTCTAAAGATGACCATCAGCTCCGTTCCATTTAAGACCCGACTTCAACGGGAAGCCAGTGGGGACTTTGACATGGCCACCTCTGCTTGGAACGCTGATTATCCTGACCCAACCAACTTCTTAGACTTAGCAACGACCGGCAACCCGCAAAACAACGGAAAATGGTCGAACAAAGCCTTTGACGAACAAGAAAAGGCAGCTACATCTACCAATGCCAACAATCCAACTGCTCGTTGGCAAAACATGCAAACCGCGCAACACATTTTGACCCAAGAACAGGGAATTATCCCAATGTACCAAAACACGACTGCTTCTTTAACAAAACCAGACGTGCGTGGCTTTAACATTACCCCAAATGGTCAATATGACATGGCAGCCGTTTACAAAAAATAA